The following are encoded together in the Thiobacillus sp. SCUT-2 genome:
- a CDS encoding NAD kinase, with the protein MQTPFHTVGLVGKYDNLCMGESARALGEFLRRRGHEVLLACQSADHLGIRDFPTRNLHQLATECDVVVVLGGDGTMLSIARELAPHGAPLIGINQGRLGFLTDITVEDMYDALAEILSGQYVAEERILLNGLIRRGGEAVFESTAFNDVVVGKGGSGRLIDLEIAINSEFVYSQRADGLVVTSPTGTTAYALSAGGPIVHPTLEAVALVPICPHTLSARPIVVSSHSRIEIHLTYADDARVHFDGQSYFDLKSGDHVWITRASRPVTLLHPHSYSYYDTLRQKLHWGKKL; encoded by the coding sequence ATGCAAACCCCTTTCCATACGGTCGGCCTCGTCGGCAAATACGACAACCTGTGCATGGGCGAGTCCGCACGCGCCTTGGGGGAGTTCCTGCGGCGGCGCGGCCACGAGGTCCTGCTGGCCTGCCAGAGCGCCGACCATCTGGGCATCCGCGACTTTCCGACTCGCAACCTGCATCAGCTGGCGACGGAATGCGACGTGGTGGTGGTGCTGGGCGGCGACGGCACCATGCTGTCGATCGCGCGGGAGCTCGCGCCGCACGGCGCGCCGCTGATCGGAATCAACCAGGGGCGGCTGGGCTTTCTCACGGACATCACCGTGGAGGACATGTACGACGCGCTGGCGGAGATACTCAGCGGGCAATACGTGGCGGAAGAGCGCATCCTGCTGAACGGCCTGATCCGCCGCGGCGGCGAGGCGGTGTTCGAGTCCACGGCATTCAACGACGTGGTGGTGGGCAAGGGCGGCTCGGGCCGACTCATCGACCTCGAGATCGCGATCAACAGCGAGTTCGTCTACAGCCAGCGGGCGGACGGCCTGGTCGTGACCAGCCCGACGGGCACGACCGCGTACGCGCTCTCCGCCGGCGGTCCCATCGTGCACCCGACGCTGGAGGCGGTGGCGCTGGTGCCGATCTGCCCGCATACGCTGTCCGCGCGTCCCATCGTCGTCAGCAGCCATTCGCGCATCGAGATCCACCTGACCTATGCGGACGATGCGCGCGTGCATTTCGACGGCCAGAGCTATTTCGACCTCAAGAGCGGCGACCACGTCTGGATCACCCGCGCGAGCCGCCCGGTCACGCTGCTGCACCCGCATTCCTACAGCTACTACGACACCTTGCGGCAGAAGCTGCACTGGGGCAAGAAGCTCTGA
- the hrcA gene encoding heat-inducible transcriptional repressor HrcA has protein sequence MLNDRARILLKTLVERYISEGEPVGSRTLSKHAGLDLSPASIRNIMADLEEMGFVTSPHTSAGRVPTPRGYRFFVDTLLTVRPLDRVAVSQLETQLAPSDPQRLITAASTLLSDLSQFAGLVMTPRRSPAFRQVEFLRLSEKRILLIIVTMEGEVENRVILTEQPYSASALTEAANYFNQNFAGFSFDQVRTRLRDELGRMRDDITRLMSAAVDAGSQALDASQENVVVAGSRKLLDVEELSSNMGNLRRLFDAFEQKTGLLRLLDQSRNAAGVQIFIGGESELLPLDECSLVTAPYSVDGQVVGTLGVVGPTRMAYERVVPIVDVTAKILSSALSHH, from the coding sequence ATGCTCAACGACCGCGCCCGCATCCTGCTGAAAACCCTCGTGGAACGCTACATCAGCGAGGGCGAACCCGTGGGCTCGCGCACCCTGTCCAAGCATGCCGGCCTCGACCTGTCACCCGCCAGCATCCGCAACATCATGGCCGACCTCGAGGAAATGGGCTTCGTCACCAGCCCGCACACCTCGGCGGGCCGCGTGCCGACGCCGCGCGGCTACCGCTTCTTCGTCGACACGCTGCTGACCGTGCGGCCGCTCGACCGCGTCGCCGTCAGCCAGCTCGAGACGCAGCTCGCGCCGTCCGACCCGCAGCGCCTCATCACCGCGGCATCCACGCTGCTGTCCGACCTCAGCCAGTTCGCCGGGCTGGTGATGACGCCGCGGCGCAGCCCGGCCTTCCGCCAGGTCGAGTTCCTGCGGCTGTCGGAAAAGCGCATCCTGCTGATCATCGTAACCATGGAAGGCGAAGTCGAGAACCGGGTCATCCTGACCGAACAGCCCTACAGCGCCTCGGCGCTCACCGAGGCCGCCAACTACTTCAACCAGAACTTCGCGGGCTTCAGCTTCGACCAGGTGCGGACCAGGCTGCGCGACGAGCTCGGCCGCATGCGCGACGACATCACGCGCCTGATGAGCGCGGCGGTCGACGCCGGCAGCCAGGCGCTCGACGCCAGCCAGGAAAACGTCGTGGTCGCCGGCAGCCGCAAGCTCCTCGACGTCGAGGAATTGTCCAGCAACATGGGCAACCTGCGCCGCCTGTTCGACGCCTTCGAGCAGAAGACCGGCCTGCTGCGCCTGCTCGACCAGTCGCGCAACGCCGCCGGCGTGCAGATCTTCATCGGCGGCGAATCCGAGCTGCTGCCGCTCGACGAATGCAGCCTCGTCACGGCGCCCTACTCGGTCGACGGCCAGGTCGTCGGCACGCTGGGCGTCGTCGGTCCCACGCGGATGGCCTACGAACGCGTGGTGCCGATCGTCGACGTCACCGCCAAAATCCTGTCCAGCGCCCTGTCGCATCACTGA
- the hemH gene encoding ferrochelatase — protein MKYANEPEYTHGQAARTGILLVNLGTPEAPTARALRPYLREFLSDPRVVEIPRPIWWLILNGIILNTRPKKSAEKYASIWTAEGSPLKVHTEKQAKLLKGWLGEKIASPFVVEYAMRYGTPAIPATLEKMKAAGCDRILILPAYPQYAASSTATAFDAAFDWLKHVRNQPALRTVKHYHDHPAYIRALAANIRDAWQMHGRPDVLLMSFHGVPRYTLDKGDPYHCECRKTGRLLAEALGLEPAQYRLTFQSRFGRAEWIQPYTDKTLEELGRAGVGRVDVVAPGFTADCLETLEELAMEGRATFLAAGGKAFHYIPALNEHPRWIDALGEIALANLGGWVDESRDRDADEAARRASRSRALALGARS, from the coding sequence ATGAAATACGCCAACGAGCCGGAATACACCCACGGGCAAGCGGCGCGCACCGGCATCCTGCTAGTCAACCTCGGCACGCCGGAGGCGCCGACCGCCAGGGCATTGCGCCCCTACCTCCGGGAGTTCCTGTCCGACCCGCGCGTCGTCGAGATTCCGCGCCCGATCTGGTGGCTCATACTCAACGGCATCATCCTCAACACGCGGCCGAAGAAATCCGCCGAGAAGTACGCGTCGATCTGGACGGCCGAGGGCTCGCCGCTCAAGGTGCACACCGAGAAGCAGGCGAAGCTGCTGAAGGGCTGGCTGGGCGAGAAAATCGCCTCGCCCTTCGTCGTCGAGTACGCGATGCGCTACGGCACGCCCGCGATCCCCGCCACGCTGGAGAAGATGAAGGCAGCCGGCTGCGACCGCATCCTGATCCTGCCGGCGTATCCGCAATACGCCGCGTCGAGCACCGCGACCGCCTTCGACGCCGCATTCGACTGGCTCAAGCACGTCCGCAACCAGCCGGCGCTGCGCACGGTCAAGCACTACCACGATCATCCCGCCTACATCCGGGCGCTCGCCGCCAACATCCGCGACGCCTGGCAGATGCACGGCCGCCCCGACGTGCTGCTGATGAGCTTCCACGGCGTGCCGCGCTACACGCTCGACAAGGGCGACCCCTACCACTGCGAGTGCCGGAAGACCGGCCGCCTGCTGGCCGAGGCGCTGGGGCTGGAACCCGCCCAGTATCGCCTCACCTTCCAGTCGCGCTTCGGCCGCGCCGAGTGGATCCAGCCCTACACCGACAAGACCCTCGAGGAACTCGGCCGTGCCGGCGTCGGCCGCGTCGACGTCGTCGCGCCGGGCTTCACCGCCGACTGCCTCGAAACCCTGGAAGAGCTGGCGATGGAAGGTCGTGCCACCTTCCTCGCCGCCGGCGGCAAGGCCTTCCACTACATCCCCGCACTCAACGAGCATCCCCGATGGATCGACGCGCTCGGCGAGATCGCGCTGGCCAACCTCGGCGGTTGGGTCGACGAGAGCCGGGATCGCGACGCCGACGAAGCCGCGCGCCGGGCCAGCCGGAGCCGTGCGCTGGCGCTGGGCGCGCGCAGCTGA
- a CDS encoding zinc ribbon domain-containing protein YjdM, with protein sequence MSGLPKCPQCGSEFTYEDGAMYVCPECAHEWSKDSAAATDEVRVVRDANGNVLADGDTVTVIKDLKVKGASLVVKVGTKVKNIRLVEGDHDIDCRIDGVGAMQLKSEFVKKA encoded by the coding sequence ATGAGCGGTCTGCCCAAATGCCCCCAGTGCGGTTCGGAATTCACGTACGAGGACGGTGCCATGTACGTGTGCCCGGAATGCGCGCACGAATGGTCGAAGGATTCGGCGGCGGCCACCGATGAAGTCCGTGTCGTGCGCGACGCCAACGGCAACGTGCTGGCGGACGGCGACACGGTCACGGTGATCAAGGACCTGAAGGTCAAGGGGGCGTCACTGGTCGTGAAGGTGGGGACCAAGGTGAAGAACATCCGCCTGGTCGAAGGCGATCACGACATCGACTGCAGGATCGACGGCGTCGGCGCGATGCAGCTGAAGTCGGAGTTCGTGAAGAAGGCGTAG
- a CDS encoding dihydrofolate reductase: MNVQKPRISVIAALAKNRVIGIENRLPWRLPEDLAHFKALTLDHPILMGRKTFESLGRPLPGRTNVVITRNADYRPEGCLVADSIPAAIALCGKADEIFFIGGAELYAQAIPLADRLYLTEVDIAPAGDAWFPDYDRSAFREVSRESHLGKKGDTLRFDFVVYERG, from the coding sequence ATGAACGTGCAGAAGCCGCGCATCAGCGTCATCGCCGCGCTCGCGAAGAATCGCGTCATCGGAATCGAGAACCGGCTGCCCTGGCGCCTGCCGGAGGACCTCGCCCATTTCAAGGCGCTGACGCTCGACCATCCGATCCTGATGGGCCGCAAGACCTTCGAGTCGCTCGGCCGCCCGCTGCCCGGGCGCACCAACGTGGTCATCACGCGCAACGCCGATTACCGGCCCGAAGGATGCCTCGTGGCCGACTCCATTCCCGCCGCCATCGCGCTGTGCGGCAAGGCCGACGAGATCTTCTTCATCGGCGGCGCCGAGCTCTACGCCCAGGCCATTCCGCTCGCCGACCGGCTGTATCTGACCGAGGTGGACATCGCGCCGGCGGGCGACGCCTGGTTTCCCGATTACGACCGCAGCGCGTTTCGGGAAGTCTCGCGCGAATCCCACCTCGGCAAGAAGGGGGATACGCTGCGCTTCGATTTCGTGGTGTACGAGCGGGGATAG
- a CDS encoding thymidylate synthase yields MKPYLDLMRHVLEHGTRKDDRTGTGTLSVFGWQMRYNLAEGFPLVTTKKCHLRSIIHELLWFLKGDTNIRYLKENGVSIWDEWADENGDLGPVYGYQWRSWPGRDGGTIDQIGEVVKTLRTNPDSRRIIVSAWNVADLDRMALAPCHAFFQFYVADGRLSCQLYQRSADIFLGVPFNIASYALLTLMMAQVTGLKPGDFVHTLGDAHLYLNHLDQAREQLSRAPRALPTMKLNPDVKDIFGFRFEDFTLEGYDPHPAIKAPVAV; encoded by the coding sequence ATGAAACCCTACCTCGACCTGATGCGCCACGTGCTCGAGCACGGCACCCGCAAAGACGACCGCACCGGCACCGGCACCCTCTCGGTGTTCGGCTGGCAGATGCGCTACAACCTCGCCGAGGGCTTCCCGCTCGTCACCACCAAGAAATGCCATCTGCGCTCGATCATCCACGAGCTCCTGTGGTTCCTCAAGGGCGACACCAATATCCGCTACCTGAAGGAAAACGGCGTCTCGATCTGGGACGAGTGGGCCGACGAAAACGGCGACCTCGGCCCGGTCTACGGCTACCAGTGGCGCAGCTGGCCCGGGCGCGACGGCGGCACAATCGACCAGATCGGCGAAGTGGTGAAGACGCTCAGGACCAACCCCGACTCGCGCCGCATCATCGTCTCGGCGTGGAACGTCGCCGACCTCGACAGGATGGCGCTGGCGCCGTGCCACGCCTTCTTCCAGTTCTACGTCGCCGACGGCAGATTGAGCTGCCAGCTGTACCAGCGCAGCGCCGACATCTTTCTCGGCGTGCCGTTCAACATCGCGAGCTATGCGCTGCTGACCCTGATGATGGCACAGGTGACGGGGCTGAAACCCGGCGACTTCGTCCACACGCTGGGCGATGCCCACCTCTACCTCAACCACCTCGACCAGGCGCGCGAGCAGCTGTCCCGCGCGCCGCGCGCCTTGCCGACGATGAAGCTGAACCCCGACGTCAAGGACATCTTCGGCTTCCGCTTCGAGGACTTCACGCTCGAGGGCTACGACCCGCATCCCGCGATCAAGGCGCCGGTGGCGGTATGA
- a CDS encoding arginyltransferase — MHPTEPPFQRIQFYLTAHYDCSYLSDRRARSQVATPTHLIDSRAYSALIRAGFRRSGQFTYRPHCEQCHACVPVRVDVGRFSPSRTQRRCLKRNGHLAARFLPLDFRDEHYALYRAYLGSRHAGGGMDRDGPDQYTQFLLSSNVDSVLVEFRDGDDLVMVSLIDQVDDGVSAVYTFFDPAREQQSLGVYGVLWQIELAKRLELPYLYLGYWIAESRKMAYKKQYPPLEGLVDGRWEVLDA, encoded by the coding sequence ATGCATCCGACCGAACCACCGTTCCAGCGCATCCAGTTCTACCTGACGGCGCATTACGACTGCAGTTATCTGTCCGACCGGCGGGCGCGCTCGCAGGTCGCGACGCCGACCCACCTGATCGACAGCCGCGCCTACAGCGCCCTGATCCGGGCCGGCTTCCGCCGCAGCGGCCAGTTCACCTACCGCCCCCACTGCGAGCAATGCCACGCCTGCGTGCCGGTTCGCGTCGACGTCGGACGCTTTTCGCCCAGCCGCACCCAGCGCCGCTGCCTCAAGCGCAACGGCCATCTCGCCGCGCGCTTCCTGCCGCTCGATTTCCGGGACGAGCACTATGCGCTCTACCGCGCCTATCTCGGCAGCCGCCATGCCGGCGGCGGCATGGACCGCGACGGCCCCGACCAGTACACGCAGTTCCTGCTGTCGTCCAACGTCGACTCGGTGCTGGTCGAATTCCGCGACGGCGACGACCTGGTCATGGTGTCGCTGATCGACCAGGTCGACGACGGCGTGTCCGCCGTCTACACGTTTTTCGACCCGGCGCGCGAGCAGCAGAGCCTCGGCGTATACGGCGTGCTGTGGCAGATCGAGCTGGCGAAGCGGCTGGAGCTCCCCTATCTCTATCTCGGCTACTGGATCGCCGAGAGCCGCAAGATGGCGTACAAGAAGCAGTATCCGCCGCTCGAGGGGCTGGTCGACGGCCGCTGGGAGGTCCTCGACGCATGA
- the aat gene encoding leucyl/phenylalanyl-tRNA--protein transferase, whose product MSGRVDNPLGFPPVETALAEPNGLLAMGGDLSLERLLEAYRHGIFPWFNPGEPILWWSPDPRMVLVPGEVRVTRSLAKRIRNGGFEVRVDTAFVEVMRACAAPRPGAGGTWISPAMIAAYTRLHAAGYAHAVETWRDGRLVGGLYGVAIGRMFYGESMFSREPDASKVALVHLARQLERWGFGLIDCQMETAHLASLGARTLPRAAFTARVAELVNLPHQPGPWSFTE is encoded by the coding sequence ATGAGCGGACGCGTCGACAATCCCCTCGGTTTTCCGCCGGTCGAGACCGCGCTTGCCGAGCCCAACGGCCTCTTGGCGATGGGCGGCGACCTCTCGCTGGAGCGCCTGCTGGAGGCCTATCGCCACGGCATCTTCCCGTGGTTCAACCCGGGCGAGCCGATCCTGTGGTGGAGTCCCGACCCGCGCATGGTGCTGGTCCCGGGCGAGGTGCGCGTCACCCGTTCGCTCGCCAAGCGCATCCGCAACGGCGGCTTCGAGGTGCGCGTCGACACCGCCTTCGTCGAGGTCATGCGGGCCTGCGCCGCGCCGCGCCCCGGTGCCGGCGGCACCTGGATTTCGCCGGCGATGATCGCGGCCTACACCCGGCTGCACGCGGCCGGCTACGCCCACGCGGTCGAAACCTGGCGCGACGGCCGTCTCGTCGGCGGCCTGTATGGCGTGGCGATCGGGCGCATGTTCTACGGCGAATCGATGTTCAGCCGCGAACCGGACGCCTCCAAGGTCGCGCTGGTGCACCTCGCGCGCCAGCTCGAGCGCTGGGGCTTCGGGCTCATCGACTGCCAGATGGAGACGGCGCACCTCGCCAGCCTGGGCGCCCGCACCCTGCCGCGCGCGGCATTCACGGCACGGGTGGCGGAATTGGTAAACTTGCCGCATCAGCCCGGGCCGTGGAGCTTCACCGAGTAA
- a CDS encoding heavy metal translocating P-type ATPase: protein MSSSPTLTDAPSFSGCFHCGLPVPEGAHYPVTFQGETREACCRGCQAVAQTIIDSGQGAYYLHRTALPATPQQAESELAQLGLYDLPEIQESFVRVEAENVREAALILENIVCAACIWLNERHIAALPGVLSVEINYATRRARVRWDNSRIQLSAILKAVSDIGYIAHPFDPGRSDDVYRRERNTAIKRLAIAGLGMMQVMMYALPGYTATDMSADIRLLMRWASLILTIPVVVYSAWPFFIGAWRDLRRRTLGMDVPVALGIATAFVASVYATFSGHGEVYFDSVNMFVFLLLTGRFLEMNARRRAGAAVEELVKLIPAATTRLPRWPEGDEEQVPVARLTVGDHVLVRPGETLPADGVVVDGDSAVSEAMLTGESMPLSKGRGARVVGGSLNQASPLVVRVDKLGADTRLASIVRLLDRAQSEKPRIGQLADRAAAWFVGLLLLITVGVGLAWYAIDPARVLWIVVSILVITCPCALGLATPAALTTATGRLTRLGLLTTRGHALETLARATDLVFDKTGTLTLGRLAVRRVVPLGGRSADEVGAIAAALEAGSEHPIARALRDACPAPSRSASDIRNTPGLGVEGRIGGHAYRLGTPRFVAAGDAPPERDSAGSPSGYESWVALAEDDVPIAWFALADTPRADAAAALDALKRQGLRLHLLSGDAAPAVEAIAQQLGIGAWRAAAMPEDKLAYVKQLQAEDRIVAMVGDGINDAPVLAGAQVSIAMGEGADVAQAAADMVMLGSRLATLADGVALARKTQRIIRENLGWALAYNLVAIPAAALGHVTPWLAGIGMSASSLLVVLNALRLADFKSAPAPAPVPSGTPLPARR, encoded by the coding sequence GTGAGTTCCTCTCCTACGCTCACGGACGCCCCTTCTTTTTCGGGCTGCTTCCACTGCGGCCTGCCGGTGCCCGAGGGCGCCCACTATCCGGTGACGTTCCAGGGCGAAACCCGCGAGGCATGCTGCCGCGGCTGCCAGGCGGTGGCGCAGACCATCATCGACAGCGGCCAGGGCGCCTACTACCTCCACCGCACCGCGCTGCCGGCGACGCCGCAGCAGGCCGAATCCGAACTCGCGCAGCTCGGGCTCTACGACCTGCCCGAGATCCAGGAGAGCTTCGTGCGCGTCGAGGCGGAGAACGTCCGCGAGGCCGCACTGATCCTCGAGAACATCGTCTGCGCGGCCTGCATCTGGCTGAACGAGCGCCACATCGCGGCGCTGCCCGGCGTGCTGTCGGTCGAGATCAACTACGCGACGCGACGCGCGCGGGTGCGCTGGGACAACAGCCGCATCCAGCTGTCGGCGATCCTGAAAGCGGTTTCCGACATCGGCTACATCGCCCACCCCTTCGACCCGGGCCGCTCCGACGACGTCTACCGGCGCGAGCGCAACACCGCGATCAAGCGGCTCGCCATCGCCGGCCTCGGCATGATGCAGGTGATGATGTACGCCCTGCCGGGCTACACCGCCACCGACATGAGCGCCGACATCCGGCTGCTGATGCGCTGGGCGAGCCTGATTCTCACCATCCCGGTGGTGGTGTATTCGGCCTGGCCCTTCTTCATCGGCGCCTGGCGCGACCTCAGGCGCCGCACCCTCGGCATGGACGTGCCGGTCGCGCTCGGCATCGCGACTGCATTCGTCGCCAGCGTCTACGCGACGTTCTCGGGCCACGGCGAGGTGTACTTCGACTCGGTCAACATGTTCGTCTTCCTGCTGCTGACCGGGCGCTTCCTGGAAATGAACGCGCGCCGCCGCGCCGGCGCGGCGGTCGAGGAACTGGTGAAGCTCATCCCCGCGGCCACCACGCGCCTGCCCCGCTGGCCGGAAGGCGACGAGGAGCAGGTTCCGGTGGCGCGGCTGACGGTGGGCGACCATGTGCTGGTCCGCCCCGGCGAGACGCTGCCGGCCGACGGCGTGGTCGTCGACGGCGACAGCGCGGTAAGCGAAGCAATGCTCACCGGCGAATCGATGCCGCTGTCGAAGGGCCGCGGCGCGCGTGTGGTCGGCGGCAGCCTCAACCAGGCCAGCCCGCTGGTCGTGCGCGTCGACAAGCTCGGCGCCGACACGCGGCTGGCCTCGATCGTCCGCCTGCTCGACCGCGCGCAGAGCGAGAAGCCGCGCATCGGCCAGCTGGCCGACCGCGCCGCCGCGTGGTTCGTCGGCCTGCTGCTGCTGATCACCGTCGGCGTCGGCCTTGCCTGGTATGCGATCGACCCGGCCAGGGTGCTGTGGATCGTCGTGTCCATCCTCGTCATCACCTGCCCCTGCGCGCTCGGGCTCGCCACGCCGGCGGCACTGACCACCGCGACCGGGCGGCTGACGCGGCTCGGCCTCCTGACCACGCGCGGCCATGCGCTGGAAACGCTGGCGCGGGCGACCGACCTGGTGTTCGACAAGACCGGAACGCTCACGCTCGGCCGCCTCGCGGTCCGCCGCGTGGTCCCGCTCGGCGGCCGCAGCGCGGACGAAGTCGGCGCGATCGCCGCCGCGCTCGAGGCCGGCTCCGAGCATCCGATCGCACGCGCGCTGCGCGATGCCTGCCCGGCCCCCTCGCGCTCCGCCAGCGACATCCGCAATACCCCGGGGCTCGGCGTCGAGGGCCGCATCGGCGGCCATGCCTACCGCCTCGGCACGCCGCGCTTCGTCGCGGCCGGCGACGCGCCGCCGGAGCGTGATTCCGCAGGTTCGCCAAGCGGATACGAGAGCTGGGTCGCCCTCGCCGAGGACGACGTTCCCATCGCGTGGTTTGCGCTGGCCGACACGCCGCGCGCCGATGCGGCCGCCGCGCTCGACGCGCTCAAGCGGCAGGGGCTGCGCCTGCACCTGCTGTCGGGCGACGCCGCGCCGGCCGTCGAGGCCATCGCGCAGCAGCTCGGCATCGGTGCTTGGCGCGCCGCCGCCATGCCGGAGGACAAGCTCGCCTACGTCAAGCAGTTGCAGGCCGAAGACCGCATCGTCGCCATGGTCGGCGACGGCATCAACGATGCTCCCGTGCTCGCCGGCGCGCAAGTGTCGATCGCCATGGGCGAAGGTGCCGACGTGGCGCAGGCGGCGGCGGACATGGTCATGCTCGGCAGCCGCCTCGCCACCCTGGCCGACGGCGTCGCGCTGGCCCGCAAGACGCAGCGCATCATCCGCGAAAACCTCGGCTGGGCGCTGGCCTACAACCTCGTCGCGATCCCGGCGGCGGCCCTCGGCCACGTCACGCCCTGGCTCGCCGGCATCGGCATGTCGGCGAGTTCGCTGCTGGTGGTGCTGAACGCGCTGCGGCTCGCCGACTTCAAGTCCGCACCGGCACCGGCCCCGGTGCCGTCCGGCACGCCGCTCCCCGCACGGCGCTGA
- the ccoS gene encoding cbb3-type cytochrome oxidase assembly protein CcoS: protein MDILVLLIPLSLVLVGVIAWVLLWAARSGQFDDLEGPAHSVIMDDDTPPPPDDAPKP, encoded by the coding sequence ATGGATATCCTCGTCCTGCTCATCCCGCTCAGCCTCGTCCTCGTCGGCGTCATCGCCTGGGTGCTGCTGTGGGCCGCCAGAAGCGGCCAGTTCGACGATCTCGAAGGCCCGGCGCACAGCGTCATCATGGACGACGACACGCCGCCGCCTCCGGACGACGCACCCAAACCGTAA
- a CDS encoding DsbA family protein has translation MSPPILWYFADPMCSWCWGFTPVIEAVRDAYRERMKIALVLGGLRHDTTPMSPAQRDEILHHWHAVQARTGQPFRFDGALPPGFVYDTEPACRAVATVAGFNPSLTFPMFKAIQTAFYAQGRDVTQPDVLADVAAETGVSRGAFRSAFDGEAARHRTQAHFRHARQAGVRGFPTLIVQHDAKLDTLSQGCESLESVRAAIDATLPSAA, from the coding sequence ATGAGCCCGCCCATCCTCTGGTATTTCGCCGACCCGATGTGCTCGTGGTGCTGGGGGTTCACCCCGGTCATCGAAGCCGTGCGGGACGCCTACCGCGAGCGCATGAAGATCGCGCTGGTGCTCGGCGGCCTGCGTCACGACACGACGCCGATGTCGCCCGCGCAGCGCGACGAGATCCTGCATCACTGGCACGCCGTCCAGGCCCGCACCGGCCAGCCGTTCCGCTTCGACGGCGCCTTGCCTCCGGGCTTCGTCTACGACACCGAACCGGCCTGTCGTGCCGTCGCAACCGTCGCGGGGTTCAACCCCTCGCTGACGTTTCCGATGTTCAAGGCGATCCAGACGGCGTTCTACGCGCAGGGCCGCGACGTCACGCAACCCGACGTGCTGGCCGACGTGGCGGCGGAGACCGGCGTGAGCCGTGGCGCCTTCCGGAGCGCATTCGACGGCGAGGCGGCACGCCACCGGACCCAGGCGCATTTCCGCCACGCACGCCAGGCCGGCGTGCGCGGCTTCCCCACGCTGATCGTGCAGCACGACGCGAAGCTGGACACCCTCAGCCAGGGCTGCGAGTCGCTGGAGTCGGTGCGCGCGGCGATCGACGCCACCCTGCCGTCTGCTGCGTGA
- a CDS encoding peptidylprolyl isomerase — protein sequence MIRVSLLSIPLFLAAIVFGMSGCGAGEPGKQTVSTAPAPGQPPNPRVLIETSQGDITVELFPRNAPKSVANFLGYVKRGFYDGTIFHRVIPGFMIQGGGMTADLAEKPRGAPIPNEADNGLRNLRGTLAMARMADPGSASSQFFINVADNRFLDHHGKSDDTWGYAVFGQVTSGMDVVDAIVAVPRGSRGPYDDVPNAPVVMKRVSVLPAAAAVRPEPVEGAKP from the coding sequence ATGATCCGCGTGTCCCTGCTCTCGATCCCCCTGTTCCTCGCCGCGATCGTGTTCGGCATGTCCGGCTGCGGCGCCGGCGAGCCCGGCAAGCAGACCGTCTCGACCGCGCCGGCACCAGGCCAGCCGCCCAATCCGCGCGTGCTGATCGAGACCAGCCAGGGCGACATCACGGTCGAGCTGTTCCCCCGCAACGCCCCCAAGAGCGTCGCCAATTTCCTCGGCTACGTGAAGCGCGGCTTCTACGACGGCACGATCTTCCATCGCGTCATCCCCGGCTTCATGATCCAGGGCGGCGGCATGACCGCGGACCTGGCCGAAAAACCGCGGGGCGCCCCGATCCCGAACGAAGCCGACAACGGCCTCAGGAACCTGCGCGGCACGCTGGCGATGGCACGCATGGCCGATCCCGGTTCGGCGTCCTCGCAGTTCTTCATCAACGTCGCGGACAATCGCTTCCTCGACCATCACGGCAAGAGCGACGACACCTGGGGCTATGCCGTGTTCGGCCAGGTCACGAGCGGCATGGACGTGGTCGACGCGATCGTCGCCGTCCCGCGCGGCAGCCGCGGCCCCTACGACGACGTGCCGAACGCGCCCGTGGTCATGAAGCGCGTCAGCGTGCTGCCCGCGGCGGCCGCCGTTCGACCCGAACCGGTCGAAGGCGCCAAGCCCTGA